GCGTCAAGGTCGGAGCGATAACTGCCGTGGAGCACGCAGCGCATGGTCAAAATGCTTGGGATTGGTAGTGTTGATCGACTTCAATGAATTTGTGCCGGCCCATGATTACCTCGAGCTCAAGCTCAAAGCTATTGAATTTTGGTTCCAATCTCATGGCGGCCTCGGCCGTTAGCCAGGCATTCCGCCCGGCGTCGAATTGTTTAATCAGCCGACCGCGCGGTTGGGCGCAGTGGACGACGATAAAAACTTT
The Candidatus Saccharimonadales bacterium DNA segment above includes these coding regions:
- a CDS encoding NUDIX domain-containing protein, with the translated sequence QYLVQERLKNPWYGFWGIPGGKIRWGETILEAAARELKEETGLSASLSVAGIYHEHTYLDSQTQPQEDKVFIVVHCAQPRGRLIKQFDAGRNAWLTAEAAMRLEPKFNSFELELEVIMGRHKFIEVDQHYQSQAF